Proteins encoded in a region of the Isosphaeraceae bacterium EP7 genome:
- a CDS encoding chemotaxis protein CheC has translation MGQSLNEHARQRLRAIFERGAEDASAALSKWLGQPATLRTSDVEEVDLAEAAELLGPADELVAVSSMEILGQISGQLLLVFEGRSGLALVDLLLRQPDGTADSWGELEQSAANETANIVGCAYLNSLAVMLPRPREGSSDAAAGIIPSPPSFRHEFAGSLLEFALMEQACQLDRLLLIKTRFESDAKELGWSLLLVPSSDSLEWLAQVV, from the coding sequence ATGGGGCAGTCCTTGAACGAACATGCACGGCAACGCCTCAGGGCCATCTTCGAACGCGGGGCGGAGGATGCCTCGGCCGCGCTCTCGAAATGGCTCGGCCAGCCAGCGACGCTCCGGACCAGCGACGTCGAGGAGGTTGACCTCGCCGAGGCCGCCGAACTCCTCGGCCCGGCCGACGAGCTCGTGGCCGTCAGCTCGATGGAGATCCTCGGTCAAATCAGCGGCCAGCTCCTGCTCGTCTTCGAGGGCCGGTCGGGCCTGGCTCTGGTCGACTTGCTCCTCCGACAGCCGGACGGGACGGCCGATTCCTGGGGCGAGCTGGAGCAATCCGCGGCCAACGAGACGGCCAACATCGTCGGCTGCGCTTACCTCAATTCGCTGGCCGTCATGCTCCCCCGGCCACGCGAGGGGTCGAGCGATGCCGCCGCGGGGATCATCCCTTCACCGCCAAGCTTCCGGCACGAGTTCGCTGGGAGCCTCCTCGAATTCGCCCTGATGGAGCAGGCGTGTCAACTCGACCGGCTCCTCCTGATCAAGACACGCTTCGAGTCTGACGCGAAGGAGCTTGGCTGGTCGCTTCTTCTGGTCCCGAGCAGCGACTCGCTGGAGTGGCTGGCCCAGGTTGTCTAG